Proteins found in one Populus alba chromosome 14, ASM523922v2, whole genome shotgun sequence genomic segment:
- the LOC118041649 gene encoding beta-amylase 2, chloroplastic: protein MAFNACVALSLTNSQLFLVSSMRVCSGFRSSVTCNLRCHRVKGDAVSIGSRFRNFGVARAKGLKIEDHSLLDDSLDNTDDEQVGDVRPKVPERDFTGTAYVPVYVMLPLSVIDMNCELVDPEDLLNQLRILKSANVDGVMIDCWWGIVEAHAPQVYKWSGYRRLFQMVRDLKLKLQVVMSFHECGGNVGDDVHIPLPQWVTEIGETNPDIYFTDREERRNTECLTWGIDKERVLKRRTAVEVYFDYMRSFRVEFDEFFQDGIISEIEIGLGPCGELRYPSYPAKHGWTYPGIGEFQCYDKYLMKSLSKAAEVRGHSFWGRGPENAGSYNSAPHEIGFFRDGGDYDSYYGRFFLNWYSQVLIDHGDRVLDLANLAFEGTGISAKLSGIHWWYKTASHAAELTAGFYNSSNRDGYAPIAAMLRKHGVALNFTCFEMRTVDQYEGFPEALADPEGLVWQVLNAAWDACIPLASENALPCYDREGYNKILENAKPLHNPDGRHLSVFTYLRLSPVLMERHNFQEFERFVKRMHGEAVSDSNAI from the exons ATGGCCTTTAATGCGTGTGTGGCTTTGTCATTAACAAATAgtcaattatttttagtttcttctATGCGAGTGTGTAGTGGATTTCGGAGCTCAGTGACGTGCAATTTGCGGTGTCATCGTGTGAAAGGTGATGCAGTGTCAATTGGTTCTCGGTTTAGAAATTTCGGGGTGGCGAGAGCTAAAGGGCTGAAAATTGAAGACCATTCTCTTCTTGATGATTCATTGGATAATACTGATGATGAGCAG GTTGGAGATGTGCGTCCGAAGGTGCCGGAGCGGGATTTTACTGGCACTGCTTATGTTCCTGTTTATGTGATGCTGCCG CTAAGTGTCATTGACATGAATTGTGAGTTGGTTGATCCTGAAGATCTACTGAACCAGCTGAGGATCTTGAAATCAGCAAATGTTGATGGTGTTATGATTGATTGTTGGTGGGGGATAGTGGAGGCTCATGCTCCGCAGGTGTATAAATGGAGTGGTTACAGGAGGCTCTTTCAGATGGTGCGTGATCTTAAGCTTAAGTTGCAG GTTGTTATGTCATTTCATGAATGCGGAGGCAATGTTGGTGATGATGTCCATATTCCACTCCCGCAATGGGTGACAGAAATTGGTGAAACCAATCCTGACATATATTTCACAGACAGAGAAGAAAGGCGCAATACTGAATGCCTCACTTGGGGAATTGATAAGGAGCGAGTTTTAAAACGTCGGACAGCTGTTGAG GTTTACTTTGATTATATGAGGAGCTTTAGGGTGGAGTTTGATGAGTTCTTTCAGGATGGAATCATCTCTGAGATTGAAATTGGACTAGGTCCATGTGGGGAGCTAAGGTATCCCTCATATCCTGCAAAACATGGTTGGACATATCCTGGCATTGGTGAATTCCAG TGCTATGATAAGTACCTGATGAAGAGTCTGAGCAAAGCAGCAGAGGTGAGGGGGCACTCGTTTTGGGGAAGAGGTCCAGAGAATGCAGGTTCTTACAACTCTGCACCGCATGAGATTGGGTTTTTCCGTGATGGAGGAGACTATGATAGTTACTATGGAAGATTCTTCCTCAATTGGTACTCTCAAGTTTTGATTGATCACGGAGATCGTGTTCTTGATCTGGCTAATTTAGCCTTTGAAGGCACTGGCATTTCTGCAAAG CTATCAGGAATTCATTGGTGGTACAAAACAGCTAGTCATGCTGCTGAATTGACTGCTGGATTCTACAACTCTTCAAATCGTGATGGCTACGCTCCAATTGCAGCAATGTTGAGGAAACATGGGGTTGCTCTCAATTTCACATGTTTTGAAATGCGCACAGTGGACCAGTATGAGGGCTTTCCAGAGGCACTCGCAGATCCTGAGGGATTAGTTTGGCAG GTGCTGAATGCTGCATGGGATGCTTGTATCCCACTTGCCAGTGAGAATGCTCTTCCTTGCTACGACAGAGAAGGTTATAACAAGATATTAGAAAATGCCAAGCCTCTGCATAATCCGGATGGGAGACATTTATCTGTTTTTACCTATCTCAGGCTTAGCCCTGTTCTCATGGAGAGACACAACTTTCAAGAGTTCGAACGATTTGTGAAGAGAATGCATG GAGAAGCAGTTTCAGATTCAAATGCAATATGA
- the LOC118041648 gene encoding transcription factor EGL1 isoform X2, translated as MAPVVQGQQVVPDNLRKQLAVAVRSVQWSYAVFWSQSTRQQGVLEWGDGFYNGDIKTRKVEAMELKADKIGLQRSEQLRELYESLLGGETGLQAKRSSPALSPEDLSDEEWLPGRALANKQPIWLCNAQYADSKVFSRSLLAKSASIQTVVCFPYLEGVIELGVTELVAEDPGLIQHIKASLLDFSKPVCSEKSFSAAYNKDDDKDPMSTRISHEIVDTLALENLYTPTEDIESEQEGINYLHGNVCEEFNRNSPDDFSYGYEHNLVTEDSFMLEDLKEGASQVQSWHSMDDEFSDDVRDSMNSSDCITEVFLKQGKVLPSSKGKNISHLQLKVLQEGNHTKLSSLDPGADDDLHYRRTAFVILKSSSQLIENPCFQSGDYKSSFVGWKKGAADGYKPRIQQKMLKKILFAAPLMHGGHSIRSGKENAGKDCLKNLEGCGTCKLHFESEKQKENEKYLALESIVASINEIDKASILSDTINYPRQLESRVAELESCTGSTDYKARSRSYMGMVDRTSDNHGIKKPWINKRKARDIDEAELELDEVAPKDGMPVDLKVCMKEKEILIEMRCPYREYMLLDILDEANKRQLDVFSVHSSTLDGIFTLTLKSKFRGAAPVSPEGMIKQALWKTVGET; from the exons ATGGCTCCTGTTGTCCAGGGCCAGCAGGTGGTGCCAGATAACTTGAGGAAACAGCTCGCAGTTGCTGTAAGGAGTGTGCAGTGGAGTTACGCAGTTTTCTGGTCACAGTCAACTAGACAGCAAGG GGTACTGGAGTGGGGTGATGGTTTCTACAATGGAGACATCAAGACTAGGAAAGTTGAAGCCATGGAGCTTAAAGCTGATAAAATAGGCTTACAGAGAAGTGAGCAACTGAGAGAACTTTACGAGTCTCTCCTTGGAGGTGAGACCGGCCTGCAGGCTAAGAGGTCTTCTCCTGCATTGTCTCCAGAGGACCTGTCAGATGAAGAGTG GTTGCCAGGAAGAGCATTAGCTAATAAACAGCCTATCTGGTTGTGCAATGCTCAATATGCAGATAGCAAAGTATTCTCTCGCTCTTTACTCGCAAAG AGCGCATCAATTCAG ACTGTGGTGTGTTTTCCCTATCTTGAGGGAGTAATAGAGCTAGGTGTGACTGAGCTG GTCGCAGAAGACCCCGGTCTCATTCAGCATATCAAAGCCTCCTTATTAGACTTCTCAAAGCCTGTTTGCTCTGAGAAATCGTTCTCTGCTGCTTATAACAAGGATGATGATAAAGACCCAATGTCTACCAGGATCAGCCATGAGATAGTTGATACACTGGCTTTGGAGAATCTGTACACCCCAACAGAAGATATAGAATCTGAGCAGGAGGGAATTAACTACTTGCATGGAAATGTGTGTGAAGAATTCAACAGGAACTCTCCTGATGATTTCTCATATGGCTATGAGCACAATCTGGTGACTGAAGACTCCTTCATGCTTGAAGATTTAAAGGAAGGAGCATCTCAAGTTCAAAGCTGGCATTCCATGGATGATGAATTCAGCGATGATGTTAGAGATTCTATGAATTCAAGTGATTGCATAACAGAGGTTTTTTTGAAGCAAGGAAAGGTTCTACCCTCTTCCAAGGGCAAAAACATATCCCACCTGCAATTGAAAGTACTTCAAGAAGGAAACCACACAAAATTGAGCTCCTTAGATCCTGGAGCTGATGATGACTTGCACTACAGAAGAACTGCATTTGTTATTCTGAAAAGCTCAAGTCAGTTGATCGAAAATCCATGTTTCCAAAGTGGCGATTACAAATCCAGTTTTGTTGGTTGGAAGAAAGGAGCAGCTGATGGCTATAAGCCACGAATACAACAGAAGATGttgaaaaagattttatttgcaGCACCTTTGATGCATGGTGGTCACTCTATTAGGTCTGGCAAGGAAAATGCAGGAAAAGATTGCCTCAAGAATTTGGAGGGCTGTGGAACATGCAAGTTGCATTTTGaatcagaaaaacaaaaggagaatgAAAAATATCTAGCACTCGAGTCAATAGTTGCTTCTATTAATGAG ATTGACAAAGCATCAATCCTCAGCGACACCATTAATTACCCGAGACAGCTTGAGTCAAGAGTAGCAGAACTGGAATCTTGCACAGGCTCGACAGATTATAAGGCAAGATCCAGGAGTTACATGGGCATGGTAGACCGGACATCAGATAACCATGGCATCAAGAAGCCTTGGATAAACAAGAGGAAGGCCCGTGACATTGATGAAGCTGAACTAGAGCTTGATGAGGTTGCTCCCAAGGATGGCATGCCCGTAGATCTGAAAGTATGCATGAAAGAGAAGGAGATTCTCATCGAGATGAGATGTCCTTACAGGGAGTACATGTTGCTCGATATCTTGGATGAAGCCAACAAACGGCAGTTGGATGTGTTTTCGGTTCATTCATCCACTCTTGATGGCATTTTCACGTTGACCCTGAAATCTAAG TTTAGAGGGGCGGCGCCAGTTTCACCGGAAGGGATGATCAAACAAGCACTTTGGAAAACTGTCGGCGAGACTTGA
- the LOC118041648 gene encoding transcription factor EGL1 isoform X1 — translation MAPVVQGQQVVPDNLRKQLAVAVRSVQWSYAVFWSQSTRQQGVLEWGDGFYNGDIKTRKVEAMELKADKIGLQRSEQLRELYESLLGGETGLQAKRSSPALSPEDLSDEEWYYLVCMSFVFNPGEGLPGRALANKQPIWLCNAQYADSKVFSRSLLAKSASIQTVVCFPYLEGVIELGVTELVAEDPGLIQHIKASLLDFSKPVCSEKSFSAAYNKDDDKDPMSTRISHEIVDTLALENLYTPTEDIESEQEGINYLHGNVCEEFNRNSPDDFSYGYEHNLVTEDSFMLEDLKEGASQVQSWHSMDDEFSDDVRDSMNSSDCITEVFLKQGKVLPSSKGKNISHLQLKVLQEGNHTKLSSLDPGADDDLHYRRTAFVILKSSSQLIENPCFQSGDYKSSFVGWKKGAADGYKPRIQQKMLKKILFAAPLMHGGHSIRSGKENAGKDCLKNLEGCGTCKLHFESEKQKENEKYLALESIVASINEIDKASILSDTINYPRQLESRVAELESCTGSTDYKARSRSYMGMVDRTSDNHGIKKPWINKRKARDIDEAELELDEVAPKDGMPVDLKVCMKEKEILIEMRCPYREYMLLDILDEANKRQLDVFSVHSSTLDGIFTLTLKSKFRGAAPVSPEGMIKQALWKTVGET, via the exons ATGGCTCCTGTTGTCCAGGGCCAGCAGGTGGTGCCAGATAACTTGAGGAAACAGCTCGCAGTTGCTGTAAGGAGTGTGCAGTGGAGTTACGCAGTTTTCTGGTCACAGTCAACTAGACAGCAAGG GGTACTGGAGTGGGGTGATGGTTTCTACAATGGAGACATCAAGACTAGGAAAGTTGAAGCCATGGAGCTTAAAGCTGATAAAATAGGCTTACAGAGAAGTGAGCAACTGAGAGAACTTTACGAGTCTCTCCTTGGAGGTGAGACCGGCCTGCAGGCTAAGAGGTCTTCTCCTGCATTGTCTCCAGAGGACCTGTCAGATGAAGAGTGGTATTACTTGGTTTGCATGTCCTTTGTTTTCAATCCTGGTGAAGG GTTGCCAGGAAGAGCATTAGCTAATAAACAGCCTATCTGGTTGTGCAATGCTCAATATGCAGATAGCAAAGTATTCTCTCGCTCTTTACTCGCAAAG AGCGCATCAATTCAG ACTGTGGTGTGTTTTCCCTATCTTGAGGGAGTAATAGAGCTAGGTGTGACTGAGCTG GTCGCAGAAGACCCCGGTCTCATTCAGCATATCAAAGCCTCCTTATTAGACTTCTCAAAGCCTGTTTGCTCTGAGAAATCGTTCTCTGCTGCTTATAACAAGGATGATGATAAAGACCCAATGTCTACCAGGATCAGCCATGAGATAGTTGATACACTGGCTTTGGAGAATCTGTACACCCCAACAGAAGATATAGAATCTGAGCAGGAGGGAATTAACTACTTGCATGGAAATGTGTGTGAAGAATTCAACAGGAACTCTCCTGATGATTTCTCATATGGCTATGAGCACAATCTGGTGACTGAAGACTCCTTCATGCTTGAAGATTTAAAGGAAGGAGCATCTCAAGTTCAAAGCTGGCATTCCATGGATGATGAATTCAGCGATGATGTTAGAGATTCTATGAATTCAAGTGATTGCATAACAGAGGTTTTTTTGAAGCAAGGAAAGGTTCTACCCTCTTCCAAGGGCAAAAACATATCCCACCTGCAATTGAAAGTACTTCAAGAAGGAAACCACACAAAATTGAGCTCCTTAGATCCTGGAGCTGATGATGACTTGCACTACAGAAGAACTGCATTTGTTATTCTGAAAAGCTCAAGTCAGTTGATCGAAAATCCATGTTTCCAAAGTGGCGATTACAAATCCAGTTTTGTTGGTTGGAAGAAAGGAGCAGCTGATGGCTATAAGCCACGAATACAACAGAAGATGttgaaaaagattttatttgcaGCACCTTTGATGCATGGTGGTCACTCTATTAGGTCTGGCAAGGAAAATGCAGGAAAAGATTGCCTCAAGAATTTGGAGGGCTGTGGAACATGCAAGTTGCATTTTGaatcagaaaaacaaaaggagaatgAAAAATATCTAGCACTCGAGTCAATAGTTGCTTCTATTAATGAG ATTGACAAAGCATCAATCCTCAGCGACACCATTAATTACCCGAGACAGCTTGAGTCAAGAGTAGCAGAACTGGAATCTTGCACAGGCTCGACAGATTATAAGGCAAGATCCAGGAGTTACATGGGCATGGTAGACCGGACATCAGATAACCATGGCATCAAGAAGCCTTGGATAAACAAGAGGAAGGCCCGTGACATTGATGAAGCTGAACTAGAGCTTGATGAGGTTGCTCCCAAGGATGGCATGCCCGTAGATCTGAAAGTATGCATGAAAGAGAAGGAGATTCTCATCGAGATGAGATGTCCTTACAGGGAGTACATGTTGCTCGATATCTTGGATGAAGCCAACAAACGGCAGTTGGATGTGTTTTCGGTTCATTCATCCACTCTTGATGGCATTTTCACGTTGACCCTGAAATCTAAG TTTAGAGGGGCGGCGCCAGTTTCACCGGAAGGGATGATCAAACAAGCACTTTGGAAAACTGTCGGCGAGACTTGA